From one Paenibacillus sp. FSL K6-1330 genomic stretch:
- a CDS encoding DUF2877 domain-containing protein: protein MKFHGTVHSIFDRTVNLRCRTNGELYTLATDNVDNAPNTLVTDIASFSKRGLTIGDQFYAEGDRLCVGKNAAIMLQQVHVWRSKLPPYPEDEEVLRNHVAAAQSWIEAHGKAGGMKRAAETGNPFDQEMERLLRERSTGLLEALSKGEVSLASHYAIQLIGLGPGLTPSGDDFLVGLFAVMNLTNGPLFKIRHVCEQVVAASADRSNPISYMALMKAASGQVRESIGDFMNHMIHGSKTEVISSLSRVLDIGSTSGTDIALGLVNGLKLSIESNGR, encoded by the coding sequence TTGAAATTCCATGGGACGGTACACAGCATCTTTGATCGAACGGTGAACCTGAGGTGCCGGACGAACGGTGAACTATATACACTTGCCACTGACAACGTGGACAACGCTCCGAATACGCTGGTCACGGACATCGCGAGTTTTTCCAAACGGGGGCTGACGATTGGAGATCAGTTCTACGCGGAGGGAGATCGGTTATGCGTAGGGAAGAATGCAGCCATTATGCTTCAGCAAGTCCATGTATGGCGGAGTAAGCTCCCACCCTATCCGGAAGACGAAGAAGTCTTAAGAAACCATGTAGCTGCAGCGCAGTCATGGATTGAAGCTCACGGCAAGGCCGGCGGGATGAAGCGAGCGGCTGAGACCGGAAATCCTTTTGATCAGGAAATGGAGAGATTGCTGAGGGAACGCTCGACGGGACTTCTTGAAGCGCTGTCCAAAGGTGAAGTGAGTCTTGCATCTCATTATGCAATTCAACTAATCGGCTTGGGTCCGGGTCTGACTCCGTCGGGCGACGATTTCTTGGTAGGATTGTTTGCCGTTATGAATCTAACGAATGGTCCGCTGTTCAAGATCCGCCACGTGTGCGAGCAAGTTGTGGCGGCATCGGCTGATAGGAGCAATCCCATTAGCTATATGGCTTTAATGAAAGCCGCAAGCGGCCAGGTAAGGGAATCCATAGGTGATTTCATGAACCATATGATCCATGGCAGTAAGACTGAAGTTATATCTAGCTTATCCAGGGTACTTGATATCGGTTCTACATCAGGAACGGATATCGCGCTCGGGCTGGTGAATGGCTTGAAGCTTAGCATAGAAAGCAATGGGAGGTAA
- a CDS encoding sugar phosphate isomerase/epimerase, with product MTNLKVALQLYTLRDYDQEDFAAKLRKVSENGYDGVEFAGFADIPAEEMKSMLEKAGLEAMGSHTRMEELLDHLEEVIAYNQVIGSSYIVIPYYKMESMEDVHSLIAIVKEMGPKIKAAGMDLLYHNHYHEFTNEFGDQPILEMLREATKETELGFEIDMFWTTHADREPVEVMERFGSRCKTVHVKDMVNKEVKEMTEVGTGILDLKGIIEKAKSSGYEWVVVEQDRIKIDGYESVKISLDHVKSML from the coding sequence ATGACAAATCTGAAGGTTGCGTTACAACTGTATACTTTGCGCGATTACGATCAGGAAGATTTCGCTGCGAAGCTTAGAAAAGTAAGCGAGAACGGTTATGATGGTGTTGAATTTGCGGGATTTGCTGATATTCCGGCAGAAGAGATGAAGTCGATGCTGGAGAAGGCGGGACTGGAAGCCATGGGCAGCCATACGCGAATGGAGGAGCTGCTGGATCATTTGGAAGAGGTTATTGCTTACAATCAAGTCATCGGCTCTTCCTATATCGTGATCCCTTACTATAAGATGGAATCGATGGAAGACGTACATAGCCTGATCGCGATCGTAAAAGAGATGGGCCCGAAGATCAAGGCAGCCGGTATGGATCTTCTATATCATAATCATTATCATGAGTTCACGAACGAGTTCGGTGATCAACCCATACTCGAAATGCTGCGAGAAGCAACAAAGGAAACGGAGCTGGGTTTTGAAATCGATATGTTTTGGACAACGCATGCTGACCGTGAGCCTGTAGAGGTCATGGAACGTTTCGGCTCACGCTGCAAGACGGTTCACGTGAAGGACATGGTGAATAAAGAAGTCAAAGAGATGACCGAGGTGGGAACAGGCATTCTTGATCTGAAAGGCATTATCGAGAAGGCCAAGTCCTCGGGCTACGAGTGGGTCGTTGTTGAGCAGGACCGAATTAAGATCGATGGCTATGAGAGTGTCAAGATTTCGCTCGACCATGTGAAATCAATGCTATAA
- a CDS encoding PucR family transcriptional regulator ligand-binding domain-containing protein produces MLTIRDILQIKAIEGIKLVAGAAGIDHQISIVNIIENPDVFDWLASNELLLSTGYIFKDSEELQNRVIHELAANNCAGLCIKMKRYFDRIPQNMIDLANKYGLPLLELPFEYTLSKVIAIINEKTNADYDALNRRSLDLHNALFKIPLEGGGIEQISAELADIVHNPILILDRDWNLLCYTDHPDNKTQLHEFLSVQKNRPIFPSEFTEAIPTYVSEIKKSIQRDYDHKHQTFKCRIMPISVSSHVYGYIVVFQTVRKLTAMDNLALEHGSTILALDRMKAKELEEVKLKIRHDFFDDLLSGSITSTETLHSQSDLHGLNINYTYYCMVVHIEPTLLESYKDIVYRKYELEHMVKKCVNLIHGLSSKANGELTCYYRSQQIIILVGKNENKPPVTVNETKAFALELVELLTREMKKTQFLIGIGSQYKAFSSLHRSFFEAQEAMRLMQRFKDIRIISHFEDYAVYHFLDSNIKPAEMEEFFHNTLGVIHHHDQTFNTSFISTLEYYFMHNQNVTEAAKAMFIHRNTFIYRIDKIKELLNSNLKNADELFQIQLALTLYRLLNKG; encoded by the coding sequence ATGCTAACTATCAGGGACATCCTTCAGATCAAAGCGATCGAAGGCATTAAACTCGTTGCAGGTGCGGCAGGAATTGATCACCAAATATCCATTGTGAATATTATTGAAAATCCGGATGTATTCGATTGGCTTGCTTCGAATGAGCTGCTCTTATCCACCGGATATATTTTTAAAGATAGCGAGGAGCTGCAGAATCGGGTCATTCATGAATTGGCCGCGAACAATTGCGCGGGACTGTGTATCAAAATGAAACGCTATTTTGACCGAATTCCGCAAAACATGATTGATCTGGCGAACAAGTATGGGCTTCCGCTACTGGAGCTCCCTTTTGAATACACGCTCTCCAAGGTGATCGCGATCATTAATGAGAAGACCAATGCCGATTATGACGCGCTGAATCGCAGATCGCTCGACCTGCATAATGCGCTGTTCAAAATTCCGCTGGAAGGGGGCGGCATCGAACAAATTTCGGCGGAGCTAGCCGACATCGTCCATAATCCGATCCTGATTCTTGATCGGGATTGGAATTTGCTCTGCTATACAGACCATCCGGATAATAAGACGCAGCTGCATGAGTTCTTGTCGGTCCAGAAGAACAGGCCCATCTTCCCGTCCGAGTTTACCGAGGCGATCCCGACATACGTAAGCGAAATCAAGAAATCGATCCAGCGCGACTACGACCACAAGCATCAAACCTTCAAATGCCGCATCATGCCGATCTCGGTGTCCAGCCATGTGTACGGATACATTGTCGTCTTCCAAACCGTTCGCAAGCTAACGGCAATGGATAATTTAGCGTTAGAGCACGGCTCTACCATTCTGGCTCTCGATCGCATGAAGGCGAAAGAGCTGGAGGAAGTCAAGCTCAAAATCCGACACGATTTCTTTGACGACCTGCTGTCCGGCAGCATCACCTCGACCGAGACGCTGCACTCGCAGTCGGATCTACACGGGCTGAATATCAACTATACCTATTACTGCATGGTCGTTCATATCGAACCGACCCTTCTGGAAAGCTATAAGGATATCGTGTACCGAAAATACGAACTGGAGCATATGGTGAAGAAATGCGTCAACCTGATCCACGGCTTGTCCAGTAAAGCGAACGGGGAGCTTACGTGTTACTACCGAAGTCAGCAGATCATCATATTAGTCGGGAAGAATGAGAATAAACCGCCGGTTACCGTCAACGAAACAAAAGCTTTCGCCCTTGAGCTGGTCGAGCTATTGACCCGAGAAATGAAGAAAACGCAGTTTCTAATCGGTATTGGCAGTCAGTATAAGGCGTTCTCCTCGCTTCATCGAAGCTTCTTCGAGGCCCAGGAAGCGATGCGATTGATGCAGCGATTCAAAGACATTCGGATCATCTCCCATTTTGAGGATTATGCCGTCTATCATTTTCTCGATTCCAATATCAAGCCTGCCGAGATGGAAGAGTTCTTCCACAACACGCTTGGCGTCATCCATCACCATGATCAAACGTTCAACACCAGTTTCATCTCCACGCTGGAATACTATTTCATGCACAACCAGAACGTAACGGAAGCGGCCAAGGCGATGTTCATCCACCGCAACACCTTTATCTATCGCATCGACAAAATCAAAGAGCTGCTGAATTCCAACTTAAAAAACGCAGACGAGTTATTCCAGATTCAATTGGCGCTCACGCTTTATCGGCTGCTGAATAAAGGGTAG
- a CDS encoding WXG100 family type VII secretion target, with protein sequence MPRILVPPEVLIRVSEEAARAAEELETTKNRLDQQITYMMSSWEGTTRSRFFEDFQHAHGEMNKTIEHLRIIGQELKTIAFRFISADMHEDLMLAAAAASAANEPKTFWDHAGDFWQGLQTGAKTVANSVKDTATSLVEDPLDTAKDMAYNMTIGAVEEVVDTAVWGGKMIFDADTQEKFAADVEASGGAFNFAGQQAAMTIAGLVGRRFGVKTHPHLKHDSGGDGGKVGGQPKSVFENGRASIETFKSNPKVFSGKSAEEISKMLEDEGYQVSVQASKKSRSGAKIINIHNTGSEKNITQMQVSPGGGRHGDSPYVKISTSDQGIIKIVDGSENVYKTDGAETATIIFTGRE encoded by the coding sequence ATGCCTAGAATACTCGTTCCGCCCGAGGTATTGATTCGGGTATCGGAGGAAGCCGCCAGGGCAGCGGAAGAGCTGGAAACGACCAAGAATCGGCTGGACCAGCAGATTACGTATATGATGTCTTCGTGGGAAGGAACGACCCGTTCGCGGTTTTTTGAAGATTTTCAGCACGCCCACGGCGAAATGAATAAAACGATTGAACATCTGCGGATCATCGGCCAGGAGTTGAAAACCATTGCCTTTCGGTTTATTTCAGCCGATATGCATGAAGATCTCATGCTCGCGGCAGCTGCAGCGAGCGCTGCTAATGAACCCAAAACGTTCTGGGACCATGCGGGGGACTTCTGGCAGGGGCTGCAGACCGGTGCCAAGACCGTGGCCAATTCGGTAAAGGATACGGCGACCTCCTTAGTAGAAGATCCGCTTGACACCGCTAAGGATATGGCCTATAACATGACCATCGGGGCAGTCGAAGAGGTCGTCGACACGGCGGTTTGGGGAGGCAAAATGATCTTTGATGCCGACACCCAGGAGAAATTCGCCGCAGACGTCGAGGCGTCGGGCGGTGCGTTCAATTTTGCCGGACAGCAAGCAGCCATGACGATCGCCGGCTTGGTCGGACGCCGGTTTGGCGTGAAGACTCACCCACACCTGAAGCATGATTCGGGTGGGGATGGGGGGAAGGTTGGAGGGCAGCCGAAGTCTGTGTTTGAGAATGGTCGAGCGTCAATTGAAACATTCAAGTCAAATCCAAAAGTTTTCAGTGGTAAATCAGCCGAAGAAATTTCAAAGATGTTAGAAGATGAAGGATACCAAGTTTCGGTTCAGGCTTCTAAAAAATCAAGATCAGGTGCAAAAATAATTAATATTCACAACACTGGAAGCGAGAAAAATATAACGCAAATGCAGGTTTCACCTGGTGGAGGAAGGCACGGGGATAGTCCATACGTTAAAATAAGCACGAGTGATCAAGGAATTATTAAAATTGTCGATGGTTCTGAGAATGTGTATAAAACTGACGGTGCAGAAACTGCAACTATTATCTTTACAGGGAGGGAATAG
- a CDS encoding DUF4241 domain-containing protein gives MNIQLGHFEVNSGQLVVADPCYELDTNIIIMGVLEAVLNGTWVGEVEKVEIPDWGEANAKLTAYHHSAAEQGAFLEWIKCPFVAGVDSGQAGIFDIPKYRIPDADSTSDSSDTDTEWYYACCDITGSGEEAGVLDGGVVSRTGMGDGAYGVYKAVNEQDQVVGVKIVFIKR, from the coding sequence TTGAACATTCAACTGGGCCATTTTGAAGTGAATTCCGGACAATTGGTTGTGGCCGATCCTTGTTATGAATTGGATACGAACATTATTATTATGGGTGTGTTGGAAGCCGTATTGAATGGAACGTGGGTAGGGGAAGTGGAGAAGGTGGAGATCCCGGATTGGGGCGAAGCCAACGCCAAGCTAACGGCTTACCATCATTCGGCAGCTGAACAGGGGGCATTCCTGGAGTGGATCAAGTGTCCTTTTGTAGCTGGAGTGGATAGCGGGCAGGCCGGGATTTTTGATATTCCAAAGTACCGAATTCCTGATGCGGATTCGACCTCGGACAGCTCGGATACGGATACGGAATGGTATTATGCCTGCTGCGACATCACCGGGAGTGGAGAAGAAGCGGGCGTTCTGGATGGAGGGGTCGTATCTCGAACCGGCATGGGCGATGGTGCATACGGCGTATATAAGGCCGTGAATGAGCAGGATCAGGTGGTTGGCGTGAAGATTGTGTTTATTAAGAGGTAG
- a CDS encoding bacterio-opsin activator has product MRSLWLEGQGGLTTSGAFLASLEMSLATEYGRTRDPESALLPYIVNELQLQRTVLFIDNGEEIAQLEGWLFSRFLPELKSARVLIVCASRNGLPLKWQTNPEWKSQLHRFPLRLFTREEVYDYLGGSGLGVEMQRGIAEKTEGHPLSLALTVDLLLSESAEQWNVWREVPAVLSAEFLREAASPGVYRALTVLSLLPAADEKLLNRLLDAPLEGADYYQLRGLSFVRDTVDGISLHQVVARMLRDDFARRNPAQFEAVRHQAFVLLAERFHSVDQRMQMRLSAHILELYREFLPSAHAYANFASSLKPGEQKPFGQEDLPYLQRFLKASILGSDWQSELVEPADCPVVLEEIAAHFPEGIFIVRDEKGMPLAFCAGVWLHALSLPLLERYAPGCRGMLGEEVSSLHRLPPEAADTIFVLLSAVNSEQSLYRPAELGALLMQQWLVHMTGGLRGILAAGDPQLNSLLSILGFKAYGKATGYAGIELTTWELDFRQTTFDQWIQRIIRQTETAAGQPTYQREDEVPPAIDRSEMKLILDGLFDPDKLEELPVKRRLGWSGAQVRTIIQEILADPRSREPLTLLEKEILIASYLRKDRNKNQLAASFHMSRATFYRHTRLAEKHLAFVLSDLVRSGF; this is encoded by the coding sequence GTGCGTTCTCTTTGGCTGGAAGGGCAAGGGGGCCTAACGACGTCGGGCGCTTTTCTGGCGAGTCTGGAGATGAGTCTTGCAACTGAATACGGCAGAACCAGGGATCCGGAATCCGCGCTGCTGCCATACATCGTTAACGAGCTTCAGCTGCAGCGTACCGTGTTGTTCATAGACAATGGTGAAGAGATCGCACAGCTGGAAGGGTGGCTGTTCTCCAGATTTCTTCCCGAGCTGAAGTCCGCCCGCGTGTTGATCGTTTGTGCCTCACGCAATGGATTGCCGCTCAAGTGGCAGACGAATCCGGAATGGAAATCCCAATTGCATAGGTTCCCTTTGCGGCTGTTTACGCGAGAAGAGGTCTACGATTATTTAGGCGGCAGCGGCTTGGGTGTGGAAATGCAAAGGGGTATTGCCGAGAAGACGGAAGGCCATCCGTTGTCGCTTGCTTTGACCGTGGATCTGCTGCTTTCCGAATCTGCGGAACAGTGGAATGTATGGCGAGAGGTTCCGGCTGTATTGAGCGCCGAATTTTTGCGGGAAGCGGCTTCTCCCGGCGTGTACCGTGCGCTGACGGTTTTGTCGCTTCTGCCTGCAGCCGACGAGAAGCTGCTGAACCGGTTGTTGGACGCACCCTTGGAAGGGGCAGACTATTACCAGTTGAGGGGACTTTCGTTTGTACGGGATACGGTGGATGGAATATCGCTGCACCAGGTCGTCGCTCGAATGTTGCGGGATGATTTCGCGCGCAGAAATCCCGCACAATTCGAAGCGGTTCGCCATCAGGCGTTCGTTCTGCTGGCAGAACGATTCCATTCGGTCGATCAACGGATGCAGATGCGCCTGAGCGCCCACATCTTGGAGCTGTACCGCGAATTTCTACCCTCTGCCCATGCGTATGCCAATTTCGCATCTAGCCTAAAGCCCGGCGAACAGAAACCGTTCGGGCAGGAGGATCTGCCGTATTTGCAGCGTTTTTTGAAGGCCTCTATTCTCGGTTCCGACTGGCAGTCCGAACTGGTTGAACCTGCCGATTGTCCGGTTGTGTTGGAGGAGATTGCAGCTCATTTTCCTGAAGGAATCTTTATCGTGCGGGACGAAAAAGGGATGCCGCTGGCTTTTTGCGCAGGCGTATGGCTGCATGCCTTGAGTTTGCCATTGTTGGAACGATATGCGCCTGGGTGCAGAGGGATGTTGGGAGAAGAGGTTTCTTCGCTGCATCGGCTTCCTCCGGAGGCAGCCGATACGATATTTGTGCTGTTATCCGCGGTGAATTCCGAACAGTCCTTGTATCGTCCCGCGGAGCTGGGCGCTTTGCTGATGCAGCAATGGCTGGTTCACATGACTGGCGGCCTGCGGGGGATTTTGGCGGCGGGGGATCCGCAGTTGAATTCCTTATTGTCGATCCTGGGATTCAAAGCGTACGGGAAAGCGACGGGATATGCGGGCATCGAATTGACGACATGGGAGCTGGATTTTAGGCAAACGACCTTTGATCAGTGGATTCAGCGGATCATACGGCAAACGGAGACAGCAGCAGGTCAACCGACATATCAACGGGAAGATGAGGTTCCTCCGGCCATTGATAGAAGCGAAATGAAGCTAATACTGGATGGACTGTTCGACCCGGACAAGCTGGAGGAACTCCCTGTCAAGCGGCGGTTGGGTTGGAGCGGGGCGCAGGTGAGAACCATAATCCAAGAGATTCTGGCCGACCCACGTTCGAGGGAACCTTTGACGCTATTGGAGAAGGAAATTCTAATCGCAAGTTATCTGCGTAAGGACAGGAACAAAAACCAGCTCGCAGCATCCTTCCATATGAGCAGAGCCACCTTTTACCGCCATACGCGTTTAGCAGAAAAGCATCTGGCTTTTGTGCTAAGCGATTTGGTGAGGTCAGGGTTCTGA
- a CDS encoding S-layer homology domain-containing protein yields MKKMSIMLAVTLIFSMVLAPLASALPGVGAGNASIPSEADGWVWVGTAEELAYINRNQASYLDRNIRLTGDIDMTGYDWLPIADEATVFSGIFDGSGHRIEGLTIDGGALQYVGFFGRVSGTIRNLSISAQVNGGSYAGGLVGHLMGGSIINSHSQGTVTSGNTGTGGVSVAGGLVGTAYGDSTILRSSSSAAVKSGDASNQYAGGLVGAQGAGSINESYATGRITNTAGDHFFFGGGLAGQLIYGTIANSYSSTAVMQSGSVTYYTVGGFIGILTYASINASYYDNTVSVQTTGVGVGENLGPPQLTGLTTNDMKAASNYGGWDFANTWAVDAGVNGGYPYLRPGILTTDLQRAVKDVPYSIAIDAFDGARGGLVWSASGLPNGLSMTAYGTIEGSATVSGTFPVTVSATDAGRNIASAVLTLNVDQPAPDIGGLAISPGSANGSTSVTAVPGDPGHTFAYLLEKDAGVRPLVGDALPAEATSYLLGTDILDLVPGQYLQVFELDAQERIHAWSSVQVEGAHIRDQVRVTGVTLDQTELTLTAGGASQKLTAVVTPVNATNQTVSWDSSDPAVAEVDQSGEVTPIAEGTAVVTVTTADGGFTATAAVTVQSAPADTGTVIGAVYGTGNTPLAGAAVSVGGMKDMTDAEGRFALNNVAAGRHALTVTAATYNDYETTVNVLAGETVDVGRIDLRTVYTPKPESPSYSWVPPVPTPIPTPDPRTVVTINGKQVRVIAKKEQEHDGRTVLRLIPGSELVQSWAADGDDIVIDIDNEDPVVKVDLPVEALQVLLAVKPNAAIRIGVIGASYRVPLHVLSDLPNRATVTVVIAKMTDSASRELDEELTRQGYDMLAEPTSFELYSDGNIRIEAEGTYLERAFSINAAAEPGRSTVVWVDDAGKPSFVPSVFEGETATFYGAYNGVFTAVRSNRTFEDIQGHWAQSDIERMANKLIVNGSVDGTFDTNRTVTRAEFVAMLVRSLGLAEKPQLSAYSDVWPKEVWYAGAVGAASAAGLIEGYADGSFRPDARVTREQVVVMLGRAVLYAGELPSQDVSALERFADHAQVSEWAKGPAAELLAAGMIEGVGNAAFAPQAFATRAQSTVLLNRMLLYLNFMN; encoded by the coding sequence ATGAAAAAAATGTCTATCATGCTGGCAGTAACGCTCATTTTTTCGATGGTGCTTGCTCCCTTGGCTTCCGCTCTGCCCGGGGTCGGGGCTGGTAATGCCTCGATCCCGTCCGAAGCGGACGGTTGGGTATGGGTCGGGACAGCAGAAGAACTGGCTTATATTAATCGGAATCAAGCATCTTACCTGGATCGGAATATCCGATTGACCGGCGACATCGATATGACCGGGTACGATTGGTTGCCTATAGCCGATGAAGCGACCGTCTTCAGCGGTATTTTCGACGGAAGTGGACACCGGATCGAAGGTCTCACCATCGATGGAGGAGCTCTACAGTATGTCGGCTTTTTCGGCCGCGTATCGGGGACCATCCGTAATCTAAGCATTTCCGCACAAGTCAACGGCGGCAGTTATGCCGGCGGATTGGTGGGCCATCTGATGGGCGGCAGCATCATCAACTCGCATTCACAGGGCACGGTTACAAGCGGTAATACGGGTACTGGGGGCGTGAGCGTAGCAGGCGGGTTGGTCGGGACGGCCTATGGCGATTCGACCATTCTTCGCTCCTCTTCATCCGCTGCCGTTAAGAGCGGCGATGCCTCCAATCAGTATGCGGGCGGCCTGGTTGGAGCTCAGGGAGCAGGCAGTATCAATGAATCGTATGCCACCGGAAGGATCACGAATACGGCGGGCGATCACTTTTTTTTTGGCGGCGGGTTGGCCGGACAATTGATATACGGAACGATCGCCAATAGCTATTCTTCGACTGCCGTCATGCAGTCCGGAAGCGTCACCTATTACACAGTTGGCGGCTTTATCGGAATCTTGACGTATGCCTCCATCAACGCCTCGTATTACGATAACACGGTATCGGTCCAAACCACTGGCGTGGGAGTTGGGGAAAACTTAGGCCCGCCTCAACTCACAGGCCTTACGACCAACGACATGAAGGCAGCCTCCAATTATGGCGGTTGGGATTTCGCGAACACGTGGGCCGTCGATGCTGGCGTCAATGGGGGTTATCCTTATTTGCGCCCGGGCATCTTGACAACCGATCTTCAGCGGGCAGTCAAGGACGTTCCCTATTCGATTGCGATTGATGCTTTCGATGGCGCAAGAGGAGGACTGGTTTGGAGTGCCTCCGGACTTCCCAATGGCCTATCGATGACTGCTTATGGGACGATCGAAGGCAGCGCTACGGTGAGCGGTACGTTCCCGGTTACGGTTTCAGCGACCGATGCAGGCCGGAACATCGCCAGCGCTGTGTTGACCCTGAACGTGGATCAACCTGCACCGGACATCGGCGGGCTTGCTATTAGTCCAGGCAGCGCGAACGGCTCGACGAGCGTGACGGCGGTTCCGGGCGACCCGGGACATACGTTTGCTTATCTGCTCGAGAAGGATGCCGGTGTTCGTCCTCTGGTGGGTGATGCGCTGCCTGCTGAAGCGACCTCGTACTTGCTAGGCACGGACATTTTGGATCTAGTCCCGGGTCAATATCTTCAGGTATTTGAGCTGGATGCACAGGAGCGCATCCATGCATGGAGCAGCGTACAGGTAGAAGGGGCCCATATTCGAGACCAGGTCCGCGTGACGGGAGTGACGCTGGATCAGACGGAGCTGACCCTTACAGCTGGAGGTGCTTCGCAGAAGCTGACAGCCGTCGTTACGCCGGTGAATGCGACGAACCAGACGGTATCCTGGGACTCCAGCGATCCAGCCGTCGCCGAGGTGGATCAGAGCGGTGAGGTGACGCCGATCGCGGAAGGTACGGCGGTCGTTACGGTGACAACCGCCGACGGAGGGTTCACGGCCACCGCAGCAGTGACGGTACAATCGGCTCCAGCAGATACGGGGACGGTGATCGGCGCAGTCTACGGTACAGGGAATACACCTCTGGCCGGTGCGGCGGTATCGGTGGGCGGAATGAAGGATATGACCGACGCCGAGGGGAGATTTGCCCTGAATAACGTAGCGGCAGGCCGCCATGCACTCACGGTGACAGCAGCGACGTATAACGATTATGAAACAACCGTAAATGTTTTAGCTGGGGAGACGGTCGATGTAGGACGCATCGATCTGAGAACTGTCTATACCCCTAAACCGGAATCTCCATCCTATAGCTGGGTTCCTCCTGTTCCTACCCCTATCCCTACACCGGACCCAAGGACTGTCGTAACGATCAACGGCAAACAAGTTCGGGTAATCGCCAAAAAAGAGCAGGAGCATGACGGACGCACCGTTCTAAGACTGATTCCAGGCTCCGAGTTGGTTCAGTCATGGGCCGCTGACGGGGACGACATCGTCATCGACATCGACAATGAGGATCCGGTGGTGAAGGTTGATCTTCCGGTTGAAGCACTGCAGGTTCTCCTTGCGGTGAAGCCGAATGCAGCCATTCGAATTGGGGTAATCGGGGCAAGCTACCGCGTTCCGCTGCACGTGCTAAGTGACCTTCCGAACCGAGCGACCGTAACGGTTGTTATTGCGAAAATGACGGATTCCGCAAGCCGCGAGCTGGATGAGGAATTGACCCGTCAAGGGTATGACATGTTGGCGGAACCGACGAGCTTTGAGCTATACAGCGACGGCAATATAAGAATCGAAGCGGAAGGCACGTATTTGGAGCGGGCATTCTCAATAAACGCTGCGGCAGAACCCGGCCGTTCCACCGTCGTGTGGGTGGATGACGCAGGGAAGCCGAGCTTCGTGCCTTCCGTTTTTGAAGGGGAGACAGCGACTTTTTATGGCGCATATAACGGCGTGTTCACCGCGGTTCGGTCTAACCGAACCTTCGAGGATATCCAGGGACATTGGGCGCAAAGCGACATCGAGCGGATGGCGAACAAGCTGATCGTGAACGGATCGGTTGACGGCACGTTTGATACTAACCGTACGGTGACCCGCGCCGAGTTTGTCGCGATGCTCGTGCGTTCGCTCGGACTCGCTGAGAAGCCGCAGCTTTCTGCTTATTCGGACGTGTGGCCGAAAGAAGTTTGGTATGCCGGTGCGGTTGGAGCCGCATCCGCTGCCGGCTTGATTGAAGGCTACGCCGACGGTTCGTTCCGACCGGACGCTAGGGTCACGAGAGAGCAGGTGGTGGTTATGCTGGGCAGAGCCGTCTTATATGCCGGCGAGCTTCCGTCGCAGGATGTCTCCGCGTTGGAACGTTTCGCGGATCATGCCCAGGTATCCGAGTGGGCTAAGGGACCGGCTGCCGAGCTGCTGGCCGCGGGCATGATCGAAGGCGTCGGCAATGCTGCGTTCGCACCGCAGGCGTTTGCCACGCGGGCCCAAAGCACCGTTCTCTTAAACCGAATGCTGCTCTACTTGAATTTCATGAACTAA